Proteins from a genomic interval of Polaribacter sejongensis:
- a CDS encoding glycoside hydrolase family 43 protein: MPEKSIEHINFDELNKKAISQPLVSHIYTADPSAHVFDGKIYIYPSHDIDAGEAFDDLGSHFAMEDYHVLSMDSIDSKAVDNGLALHVKDVPWAKQQMWAPDANEKDGTYYLFFPAKAHDDIFRIGVATSTSPTGPFKAEPEAIKGSFSIDPAVFKDDDGSCFMYFGGLWGGQLQRWRTGEFNAAQPESPTAFLPEGDEPALLPYIAKMTDDLLEFDEKPKEIEIVDENGDLLLASDIDRRFFEAAWLHKHNGKYYFSYSTGDTHFICYGISDSPYGPFTYGGRILEPVVGWTSHHSVCNVEGKDYLFYHDSSLSKGVTHLRSVKVIEINYNEDGTIQTIEPYRD, encoded by the coding sequence ATGCCAGAAAAAAGTATAGAACACATCAATTTTGATGAATTAAATAAAAAAGCCATTTCGCAACCATTAGTTTCTCACATTTATACCGCAGATCCATCTGCACATGTCTTTGATGGTAAGATATATATATATCCATCTCATGATATTGATGCAGGAGAAGCTTTTGACGATTTAGGTAGCCATTTTGCTATGGAAGATTATCATGTATTATCTATGGATAGTATAGATAGTAAGGCTGTAGATAATGGTTTGGCTTTGCATGTAAAAGATGTGCCATGGGCAAAACAACAAATGTGGGCGCCAGATGCAAATGAAAAAGATGGGACTTACTATTTGTTTTTTCCAGCAAAAGCACATGATGATATTTTTAGAATTGGGGTGGCTACAAGCACCTCACCAACAGGTCCGTTTAAAGCAGAACCAGAAGCAATTAAAGGTAGTTTTTCTATAGATCCAGCTGTTTTTAAAGATGATGATGGAAGTTGCTTTATGTATTTTGGAGGTCTTTGGGGTGGACAATTGCAACGTTGGAGAACGGGCGAGTTTAATGCAGCCCAACCAGAAAGCCCTACAGCGTTTCTTCCTGAAGGAGATGAGCCTGCATTATTGCCATATATTGCAAAAATGACGGATGATTTATTAGAGTTTGATGAAAAGCCAAAAGAAATTGAAATTGTTGATGAAAATGGAGATTTATTATTAGCAAGTGATATTGATAGACGATTTTTTGAAGCTGCATGGTTACATAAACATAACGGAAAATATTATTTCTCATACTCTACAGGCGATACGCATTTTATTTGTTATGGAATAAGTGATAGTCCTTATGGGCCATTTACGTATGGTGGTAGAATTTTAGAACCAGTTGTAGGTTGGACATCTCATCATTCTGTTTGTAATGTAGAAGGAAAAGATTATTTGTTTTATCATGATTCTAGTTTATCTAAAGGAGTAACACATTTACGTTCTGTAAAAGTTATAGAAATTAATTATAACGAGGATGGAACAATACAAACAATAGAACCTTATAGGGATTAG
- a CDS encoding metallophosphoesterase family protein, which yields MAIYAIGDIHGCLNALKTIFQQGIIKEQDKVVFLGDYVDKGADSKGVLDWLLEKRKVFDFEFILGNHEIMMTAAKSSPQKYAEWVQNYGGFHTLYSYKMADNLNWMNHVDKKYWDFIDSCLPYLEIEEFIFVHAGLESNKHLDEQNEHHLFHKKYETPVIYNLGKTVICGHTARKNGEIADFGHTICIDTFAHGGMWLTCFNVETGEFLKANEKGQIKKGKLKRFSNTMQNVIKRFFH from the coding sequence ATGGCTATTTACGCAATTGGAGACATACATGGTTGTCTAAATGCTTTAAAAACCATTTTTCAACAAGGCATAATTAAAGAGCAAGATAAAGTAGTTTTTCTGGGAGACTATGTTGATAAAGGAGCTGACAGTAAGGGAGTACTGGATTGGTTATTAGAAAAAAGAAAAGTATTCGACTTTGAATTTATACTTGGTAATCATGAAATAATGATGACAGCTGCCAAATCTTCACCACAAAAATATGCTGAATGGGTCCAAAATTATGGAGGCTTCCATACTTTATATTCGTATAAAATGGCAGATAACCTAAACTGGATGAACCACGTAGATAAAAAGTATTGGGACTTTATCGATTCTTGCTTGCCATATTTGGAAATAGAAGAGTTCATTTTCGTTCATGCGGGCCTTGAAAGCAATAAGCATCTAGACGAACAGAATGAGCATCATTTATTTCATAAGAAATATGAAACCCCTGTAATTTATAATCTAGGAAAAACTGTAATTTGCGGACATACTGCTCGTAAAAATGGAGAAATAGCCGATTTTGGTCATACTATTTGTATTGATACTTTCGCACACGGTGGCATGTGGTTGACTTGTTTTAACGTTGAAACAGGTGAGTTTTTAAAAGCGAATGAAAAGGGACAAATAAAAAAAGGAAAACTAAAACGCTTTTCTAACACTATGCAAAACGTAATAAAACGCTTCTTTCACTAA
- a CDS encoding putative quinol monooxygenase, whose product MSKLKIIATIIVKPGFKEDVLNMLQTVTDATRKEEGNISYILHEDINNSSKVIILEEWKSQEAIDFHNQTEHFLLLKTELGNKADSLTIDIIRESY is encoded by the coding sequence ATGAGCAAATTAAAAATTATAGCTACAATTATTGTAAAACCCGGATTTAAGGAAGATGTTTTAAATATGTTGCAAACCGTAACTGATGCAACACGGAAAGAGGAAGGTAATATCTCCTATATATTACATGAAGATATTAATAACAGCTCAAAGGTTATAATTTTGGAAGAATGGAAATCACAGGAAGCGATTGACTTTCATAACCAAACAGAACATTTTTTATTATTAAAGACCGAACTAGGGAATAAGGCTGATAGTTTAACAATAGATATAATAAGAGAGTCTTATTAG
- a CDS encoding PPC domain-containing DNA-binding protein encodes MKRSILIVFCLTVSFLANSQSNSKLYTYKQFGNTYVVSIQNHSEITKAITAFVKKLDIKAGTISGLGAVNEATLRILDPATKKFVDKTFSEQMEITNITGNISQQNNKHYIHMHVTLGRGDYTALAGHLLTAKINGAGEFVIESFEGTVNRYSDEDTGLNLYKF; translated from the coding sequence ATGAAACGTTCAATTTTAATAGTATTCTGTCTTACAGTATCTTTTTTAGCAAACTCACAATCAAACTCTAAACTTTACACTTACAAGCAGTTTGGTAACACGTATGTTGTAAGTATTCAAAACCATTCTGAAATTACAAAAGCAATCACTGCATTTGTGAAAAAGCTAGATATAAAAGCAGGAACAATTTCTGGTCTTGGAGCTGTAAATGAAGCTACATTAAGAATTTTGGATCCAGCTACTAAAAAGTTTGTAGATAAAACGTTTTCCGAACAAATGGAAATTACCAACATAACAGGTAATATATCTCAACAAAATAATAAGCATTACATACACATGCATGTAACACTTGGACGAGGTGATTACACAGCATTAGCAGGACACTTACTTACAGCTAAAATTAATGGAGCTGGAGAGTTTGTTATAGAAAGTTTTGAAGGAACCGTTAATCGTTATTCTGATGAGGACACCGGTTTAAACTTGTATAAGTTTTAG
- a CDS encoding pyridoxal-phosphate-dependent aminotransferase family protein, with translation MKSRKLLMIPGPIEFESEVMQCMAVPTPSHVSPGFIDLFANSLKLMKEVWKCPSGQAFIVAGTGTLAMDMAAVNLIETGDKALVISTGYFGLRYAEILKRYGAQVDILEAEVGNIVPLELIEQQLKSKSYKLLTFTHVDTSTAVLNDAKSIGALGKKYNVLTILDGVCSVAGEEIKQEDWGIDVVLTASQKAIGVPPGLALLVASKNAMQTFEQRTSPVANYYGDWTNWLPIMKAYENRQASYFGTPAVNLVIALEKSLQLILKEGLDSRFDRHRRAGKAMRAAIKALGLDLLSKNEQVSANTLSAPLYPNLMDTASFLKAVNQEGVILAGGLLPQLKNSYFRIGHMGSVNKNDLLATVGAIESALKNNGYSHELGLGTAQILKHF, from the coding sequence ATGAAATCGAGAAAATTATTAATGATACCTGGTCCAATAGAATTTGAAAGTGAAGTTATGCAATGTATGGCAGTACCAACTCCTAGCCATGTTTCCCCGGGTTTTATAGACCTCTTTGCCAATAGTTTAAAACTAATGAAAGAGGTTTGGAAATGCCCATCTGGTCAGGCATTTATAGTGGCAGGAACAGGTACGCTTGCTATGGATATGGCTGCTGTAAACCTAATAGAAACCGGTGATAAAGCACTTGTAATATCTACAGGCTACTTTGGTTTACGTTATGCCGAAATCTTAAAACGATATGGAGCTCAAGTGGATATTCTTGAAGCTGAAGTAGGTAACATTGTACCCTTAGAGCTTATAGAACAACAACTAAAATCTAAAAGCTATAAACTTTTAACCTTTACACACGTTGACACATCAACAGCTGTTTTAAATGATGCTAAAAGTATTGGTGCTTTAGGTAAAAAGTACAACGTATTAACCATTCTTGACGGTGTTTGCTCTGTTGCGGGCGAAGAAATTAAACAAGAAGATTGGGGAATTGATGTTGTACTTACAGCTTCTCAAAAAGCAATAGGAGTTCCTCCAGGACTTGCTCTTTTAGTTGCTTCTAAAAATGCGATGCAAACATTTGAACAACGAACAAGTCCTGTTGCTAATTACTATGGAGATTGGACTAATTGGTTACCAATAATGAAAGCTTATGAAAATAGACAAGCCTCATATTTTGGAACACCTGCCGTTAATCTTGTAATTGCTCTAGAAAAAAGTTTACAACTCATTTTAAAGGAAGGTTTAGACAGTCGTTTCGACCGACACAGAAGAGCAGGAAAAGCCATGCGAGCTGCAATCAAAGCTTTAGGCTTAGACTTATTATCAAAAAACGAACAAGTTTCTGCAAATACCTTATCAGCGCCTTTATATCCAAACCTAATGGACACAGCCTCTTTTTTAAAGGCCGTAAATCAAGAAGGAGTTATACTGGCTGGAGGTCTTTTGCCTCAATTAAAAAATAGTTATTTTAGAATTGGACACATGGGGTCGGTAAACAAGAATGATTTACTCGCAACGGTTGGAGCCATTGAATCAGCGTTGAAGAACAATGGGTATTCACATGAATTAGGATTAGGAACAGCTCAAATATTAAAACACTTTTAA
- a CDS encoding tyrosine-type recombinase/integrase: MASIKIVRRKNKQRKDGTAPLALRISENYKTNYRFTGQYVLEKDWDKITGRVKRSHSYSQKLNNFLLKKLTEANDIYFDSKNKLTTKQVKQKLKGAGGSKSFFAVASERIKNKYERGTFSVAKSELSILYNIEEFLNLNKVSGKDVSIQEIKARRKERISKGRKGEHSFMDNVAHFKNKKSLKFQDINEPFLDKYKDFCLVYLGQKTRTITNQLIFIRTLFNNAIKTGIVDSKYYPFGGEKEKICIGSSHKIGLTSNEIEKIEILKLEPNTSIWHTKNVWLIAFYFAGIRISDAVKLKWTDFKDDRLLYVMHKNDKPVSLKIPEKAIVILKQYNSVKDQNNGYIFPFLNSMETSNNEDLFKKTRNATKLFNKYLKRIAIKCKIDKNLSNHIARHSFGNIAGDRIHPLMLQKLYRHSDLKTTLNYQSNFIHRDADEALDSVLNF, from the coding sequence ATGGCTAGTATAAAAATTGTTCGACGGAAAAATAAACAGAGAAAGGACGGTACTGCTCCCTTGGCTTTAAGAATCAGTGAAAATTACAAAACTAACTATAGATTTACAGGACAATATGTCTTAGAAAAAGATTGGGATAAAATAACTGGACGAGTAAAAAGATCACATTCTTATTCACAGAAGCTAAATAACTTCCTTCTAAAAAAGCTAACTGAGGCCAATGATATATATTTTGATTCTAAGAACAAACTCACAACTAAACAAGTCAAACAAAAATTAAAAGGTGCCGGAGGTTCTAAATCTTTCTTCGCAGTTGCTTCAGAAAGGATAAAAAACAAATATGAAAGGGGGACATTTTCCGTAGCAAAATCGGAACTATCTATTCTTTACAACATCGAAGAATTCTTAAACTTGAACAAAGTCAGCGGAAAAGATGTCAGCATTCAAGAAATAAAGGCTCGTAGAAAAGAAAGAATAAGTAAAGGACGAAAGGGTGAACATTCATTTATGGATAATGTAGCGCATTTTAAAAATAAAAAATCTTTAAAATTTCAAGATATCAACGAGCCTTTTCTAGATAAATACAAAGATTTTTGCCTGGTCTATCTTGGGCAAAAAACTCGTACAATTACAAACCAACTTATTTTTATTCGAACCCTATTCAATAATGCAATTAAAACTGGTATTGTTGATTCTAAGTACTATCCCTTCGGAGGAGAAAAAGAAAAAATATGTATTGGATCTAGCCACAAAATTGGTCTCACCTCAAATGAAATTGAAAAGATTGAAATCTTGAAACTAGAGCCAAACACCTCCATTTGGCATACTAAAAACGTATGGCTCATTGCGTTTTATTTTGCAGGAATAAGAATTTCCGATGCCGTTAAACTAAAATGGACAGATTTTAAAGACGATAGACTCTTATACGTAATGCACAAAAATGATAAGCCAGTTAGTCTAAAAATACCTGAAAAAGCAATTGTTATTTTAAAGCAATACAACAGTGTTAAAGATCAAAACAACGGTTATATTTTTCCTTTTCTTAATTCTATGGAAACATCCAATAATGAGGATTTATTTAAGAAAACAAGAAATGCTACTAAACTTTTTAATAAGTATTTGAAGCGTATCGCTATTAAATGTAAAATTGATAAAAATCTATCTAATCACATTGCTCGCCATAGTTTCGGGAACATTGCCGGTGACCGAATACATCCATTAATGCTCCAAAAACTGTATAGACATAGTGACCTTAAAACCACTTTGAATTATCAATCAAATTTTATCCATAGAGATGCTGATGAGGCTTTGGATAGCGTATTGAATTTTTAA
- a CDS encoding Ig-like domain-containing protein yields MRSLQFILFLSLIFNSCIEDDIIADNQPEILSFNNSITELGIKNTHLYNTKYTNNIGEITTPQINWNSSNANIVSVSNTGLLTALSIGTSVITASVTTESGSIITNENNIEVIAVDKKLTIDNVIEEIIISKTYQYTSTFTNELGEIEDLKVSWNSSNPSIITVSNEGLITAISEGTATVTASTTTADGKTISTEDTVAVVTIDERISINNPIEELNINNTHQYTTTYTNSSGETENTTITWQSSNTNVSTVSNTGLITAIAPGEAVISATVNSSNNTITTQDTVIVIGNTTQEKTGTLKTSSSYELRGDFTLKEIPNTNDLELTIDENYKASDRLPGLYLYFTNNINTVANAKEIQKVTVFEGAHTYIIKNTGINDFTHLLYWCKPFGVDVGNGETK; encoded by the coding sequence ATGAGATCTTTACAATTTATTCTATTCCTTTCACTCATTTTTAATAGCTGTATTGAAGATGATATTATCGCAGATAATCAACCAGAAATATTAAGTTTTAACAACTCCATTACAGAACTTGGTATAAAAAATACGCATCTATACAACACAAAATACACTAATAATATAGGAGAAATAACAACTCCTCAAATTAATTGGAACAGCAGCAATGCTAACATTGTATCTGTTTCTAACACCGGCTTACTTACAGCACTATCCATAGGAACATCTGTAATTACAGCTTCTGTAACAACTGAAAGTGGAAGTATTATTACAAACGAAAACAATATAGAAGTTATAGCTGTTGATAAAAAACTAACAATAGATAATGTTATTGAAGAGATAATTATCTCTAAAACATACCAATACACTTCAACTTTTACAAATGAACTTGGAGAGATAGAAGATTTAAAAGTATCTTGGAATAGCTCTAACCCCTCTATTATTACGGTTTCTAACGAAGGCTTAATTACAGCTATTAGTGAAGGTACAGCAACCGTTACAGCAAGTACCACAACAGCAGACGGAAAAACAATTAGCACGGAAGATACAGTAGCGGTAGTAACTATAGACGAACGTATAAGTATTAATAACCCAATAGAAGAGTTAAACATAAACAATACCCACCAATACACCACAACATACACAAACAGTAGTGGAGAAACAGAGAATACTACTATTACTTGGCAAAGCTCTAACACAAACGTATCAACAGTTTCTAATACCGGCTTAATAACCGCAATTGCACCAGGAGAAGCTGTGATTTCAGCAACAGTAAACTCTTCTAATAACACGATTACAACCCAAGATACAGTAATTGTTATTGGCAACACCACTCAAGAAAAAACAGGAACTTTAAAAACATCAAGCAGTTATGAACTTAGAGGTGATTTTACTTTAAAAGAAATACCAAACACAAATGATTTAGAGTTAACAATTGACGAAAACTACAAGGCATCAGACAGACTACCTGGTTTATACTTATACTTTACCAATAATATAAATACAGTAGCAAATGCTAAAGAAATACAAAAAGTTACTGTGTTTGAAGGAGCCCACACATATATTATAAAAAATACAGGTATTAATGATTTTACACATTTATTATATTGGTGTAAACCATTTGGTGTAGACGTAGGAAATGGAGAAACTAAATAA
- a CDS encoding response regulator transcription factor: MFQKVLVAEDIDVINSGIKIALEEIGIKDIDFVSYCDDAYFKIKSAYLNNAPYHLIISDLSFKNDGTPQELKSGEELIHKTRKEFSDLKIIVFSVEDKPYKIQHLYKNLKIDGYVWKNRNGLKELRNAMHRIYTTNQFYISPELNTTVHPKQALEITDFDVFLIASLSMGSLQEEISKSLRKKGCFPSSISAIEKRLKFLKEHFNASNPTHLVAIAKDFGLV; the protein is encoded by the coding sequence ATGTTTCAAAAGGTTTTGGTCGCAGAAGACATAGATGTTATTAATAGCGGAATTAAAATAGCTTTAGAGGAAATAGGAATAAAAGATATAGATTTTGTTTCGTATTGTGATGATGCGTATTTTAAAATTAAAAGCGCTTATTTAAACAACGCTCCTTACCATCTAATTATTTCTGATTTGTCTTTTAAAAATGATGGAACTCCGCAAGAATTAAAGTCAGGAGAAGAGTTAATACATAAAACTAGGAAAGAATTTTCAGATTTAAAGATTATTGTTTTCTCTGTTGAAGATAAACCTTATAAAATTCAGCACTTGTATAAGAATCTAAAGATAGATGGCTATGTTTGGAAGAATAGAAACGGATTAAAAGAATTAAGGAATGCTATGCATAGAATTTATACTACAAATCAGTTTTATATTTCGCCAGAATTAAATACTACGGTTCATCCAAAGCAAGCTCTAGAGATTACTGATTTTGATGTTTTTTTAATAGCATCACTTTCTATGGGATCACTGCAAGAAGAAATAAGTAAAAGCCTGAGAAAAAAAGGGTGTTTTCCCTCTAGTATAAGTGCTATAGAAAAAAGGTTGAAATTTTTAAAGGAACATTTTAATGCAAGTAATCCAACGCATTTGGTTGCTATTGCTAAAGATTTTGGGTTAGTGTAA
- a CDS encoding TonB-dependent receptor: protein MRNSFLHSFWAIFLIIGCCNSGVLHAQKIDSTKAVQLKEIFLITNKEKLKIHFSPVTVQTLTGKTLSRLSNASVADAIRFFSGVQLKDYGGIGGIKTINVRGMGSQHTGVFYDGVQLGNAQNGQIDLGKYSVQNMEAVSLYQGQRSDLDQSAKSYASSNSIYLKSKTPQFSEGKKVNTNVSLKTGSFGLVNPSADVDFKINEHLSARLSTEYLNANGKYKFRYTNGSYDTIATRNNADIESFRAEASLHGSNGIKNNWNVKLYHYDSERGLPGAIVANRFKRPQRLWDQNNFLQGAFTKHVNDSYFFVLRGKYAHNYSRYVDPEIIKVDGELDNRYTQEEYYLSMVNTFQVLPFWKLSLATDLQKNTMDANLYRFSYPKRITLLSALAADFNFDKIHIQASLLSTTVDETVLYYEAAEDLQKYSPTIMMNWQPFNSNKFRIRSFYKEIFRQPTFNDLYYTFIGNTFLDPEDATQVNLGFSYQTDFKKTAFDVQTDVYKIWIDNKIVAIPGANLFRWSMFNLGKVETTGIETNIKSSGSLGEKFKYTTNLSYTYQESIDATADASNYGDQIPYIPVHSGSISAMIDYKKIEFNYSFIYTGERYSQKANISSNYLDPWFTHDLSLGKTLLFNRKKLKVLVAVNNVFNQQYAVVKNFPMPGRSYRFTLNFLL, encoded by the coding sequence ATGAGGAATTCTTTTTTACATTCTTTTTGGGCTATATTTTTGATTATAGGATGCTGTAATTCAGGTGTTTTACATGCCCAAAAAATAGATTCTACAAAAGCAGTTCAGCTTAAGGAAATCTTTTTAATAACGAATAAAGAGAAGCTTAAAATACATTTTTCTCCAGTTACTGTTCAGACTTTAACGGGGAAAACTTTAAGTCGTTTAAGTAATGCTAGTGTTGCAGATGCTATTCGTTTTTTTAGCGGAGTTCAATTAAAAGATTATGGCGGAATTGGAGGAATAAAAACCATAAATGTGAGAGGAATGGGCTCACAACATACCGGAGTTTTTTATGATGGTGTTCAGCTTGGAAACGCACAAAACGGACAAATAGATTTAGGTAAATATTCTGTGCAAAACATGGAAGCTGTTTCATTGTATCAAGGGCAACGTTCAGATTTAGATCAATCTGCTAAATCGTATGCTTCTTCCAATAGTATTTATTTAAAGTCTAAAACTCCTCAATTTTCAGAAGGAAAAAAGGTGAATACAAATGTCAGTTTAAAAACAGGTTCGTTTGGTTTGGTAAATCCCTCTGCAGATGTAGATTTTAAGATAAATGAGCATTTAAGTGCTCGCCTTAGTACAGAATATCTCAATGCCAACGGAAAGTATAAGTTTAGATATACAAACGGAAGTTATGATACAATAGCAACACGTAATAATGCCGATATCGAATCTTTTAGGGCAGAAGCGTCTTTACATGGTTCGAATGGAATTAAGAATAATTGGAACGTGAAATTATATCACTATGATTCTGAACGTGGTTTACCTGGAGCCATCGTTGCCAATCGTTTTAAGCGTCCGCAACGTTTATGGGATCAAAATAATTTTCTACAAGGAGCATTTACGAAGCATGTAAACGACTCTTACTTTTTTGTGTTAAGAGGTAAATATGCGCATAATTATTCTCGTTACGTAGATCCAGAAATTATAAAAGTGGATGGAGAACTAGATAATAGATATACACAAGAAGAATATTATCTATCGATGGTAAATACGTTTCAGGTTTTACCTTTTTGGAAATTATCCTTGGCAACAGACTTACAAAAGAATACGATGGATGCGAATTTGTACAGATTTTCATATCCTAAAAGAATCACGCTTTTATCAGCTTTAGCTGCTGATTTTAATTTTGATAAAATCCACATTCAAGCAAGTCTTTTAAGTACAACGGTAGATGAAACTGTATTGTATTACGAAGCTGCAGAAGATTTGCAAAAGTACTCACCTACAATTATGATGAATTGGCAACCTTTTAATTCTAATAAATTTAGGATAAGGAGTTTTTATAAAGAAATTTTTAGACAACCCACTTTTAATGATTTGTATTATACGTTTATCGGAAATACTTTTTTAGACCCAGAAGATGCGACTCAGGTAAATTTGGGGTTTTCTTACCAAACGGACTTTAAAAAAACAGCATTTGATGTACAAACAGATGTGTATAAAATTTGGATAGACAACAAAATTGTTGCGATTCCTGGCGCTAATTTATTCCGTTGGTCTATGTTTAATTTAGGCAAAGTAGAAACAACCGGAATAGAAACAAATATAAAATCGAGTGGGAGTCTAGGTGAGAAATTTAAATACACTACAAACTTAAGTTATACGTACCAAGAATCTATAGATGCTACTGCTGACGCTAGTAACTACGGAGATCAAATTCCGTACATACCAGTTCATAGCGGTAGTATAAGTGCTATGATAGATTACAAAAAAATAGAATTTAATTACAGTTTTATTTATACAGGAGAAAGATATAGCCAAAAGGCAAACATCAGTTCTAATTATTTAGATCCGTGGTTTACACACGATTTAAGTTTAGGCAAAACGCTATTATTTAATCGAAAGAAATTAAAGGTTTTAGTAGCAGTAAATAATGTGTTTAATCAACAATATGCGGTAGTAAAAAACTTCCCAATGCCTGGGAGATCCTATCGTTTTACTTTAAATTTTTTATTATGA
- a CDS encoding YncE family protein — translation MNKRKLSVQIASALAVVLFFNACSSNENFDDSITPEIPTEPIADLKGFYLLNEGNMSMNKAALDYMDFETGIYEKEVFRTANPEEVGGLGDVGNDMGIYGSKLYVVVNASNKVEVLDVNTRKKIKQINVDNCRYIKFYNGKAYLTTYLGVIGDPDAANGKIMEIDTTSLSVTRSVNVGRQPEELVIHNDKIYVANSGGYSPPNYESTVSVVDIASFEETKRIEVEINLHRMQIDSEGDIYVSSRGDYYETPSKLFVIDTAIDEVTESFDLAVSNMTIFDDIMYIYSTEFSYVTGENTISYNRLDTKTETILTDSFISDEDKDLIKIPYGITINPETKDILITDAKDYVTPGTLYCFSSEGAFKWSVETGDIPNKVVFN, via the coding sequence ATGAACAAAAGAAAATTAAGTGTACAGATTGCATCAGCTTTAGCTGTTGTACTTTTTTTCAATGCATGTAGTAGCAATGAGAATTTTGATGACTCCATAACTCCAGAAATTCCTACAGAACCTATAGCTGATTTAAAAGGGTTTTATTTATTGAATGAAGGAAACATGTCTATGAATAAAGCAGCTTTAGATTATATGGATTTTGAAACTGGAATTTACGAAAAAGAAGTTTTTAGGACAGCAAATCCAGAAGAAGTTGGTGGTTTGGGTGATGTTGGAAATGATATGGGAATTTATGGTTCTAAATTATATGTGGTTGTAAATGCGTCTAATAAAGTAGAAGTTTTAGATGTAAATACTCGAAAAAAAATTAAACAAATAAATGTTGATAATTGCAGGTACATAAAGTTTTACAACGGAAAAGCGTATTTAACAACTTACTTAGGTGTTATTGGGGATCCGGACGCTGCAAACGGAAAAATTATGGAAATTGATACTACAAGTCTTAGTGTTACGCGTTCTGTTAATGTAGGTAGGCAGCCCGAAGAATTGGTAATACATAATGATAAAATTTATGTGGCAAATTCAGGAGGTTATAGTCCGCCAAATTATGAATCTACGGTTTCTGTGGTTGATATTGCAAGTTTCGAAGAAACAAAACGAATAGAGGTAGAAATCAATCTTCATCGTATGCAAATTGATAGTGAAGGAGATATTTATGTTTCTTCTAGAGGAGATTATTATGAAACGCCTTCTAAACTTTTTGTAATTGATACAGCCATCGATGAAGTGACAGAATCGTTTGATTTGGCTGTTAGTAATATGACCATTTTTGATGATATTATGTATATCTACAGCACAGAATTTAGTTATGTAACAGGAGAAAACACCATTTCTTATAACAGGTTAGATACAAAAACAGAAACCATTCTTACTGATTCTTTTATTTCAGATGAAGACAAAGATCTTATAAAAATTCCTTATGGAATTACGATAAATCCAGAAACGAAAGACATTCTAATTACAGACGCTAAAGATTATGTAACACCAGGAACACTGTATTGTTTTTCTTCTGAAGGTGCTTTTAAATGGTCTGTAGAAACAGGAGATATTCCTAACAAAGTAGTATTTAACTAG